Proteins encoded within one genomic window of Desulfallas thermosapovorans DSM 6562:
- the rpsD gene encoding 30S ribosomal protein S4, whose protein sequence is MARYTGAQCKLCRREGQKLYLKGDRCYTGKCGIDRRSYAPGQHGQSRKKISEYGLQLREKQKARRFYGILEKQFRNYYVKAARQPGVTGENLLRLLERRLDNVVYRLGLAASRNEARQLVRHGHFVVNGRKTNIPSFLVRVGDEIVVREKSKESPRVKELIERAADNTPPAWLEYDAEQLKGRVVALPSREQIDAPVQETLIVELYSK, encoded by the coding sequence ATGGCAAGATATACGGGTGCGCAGTGCAAGCTGTGCCGTCGCGAAGGTCAAAAGCTGTATCTTAAAGGTGACCGCTGCTATACCGGTAAATGCGGTATTGACCGCCGTAGTTATGCCCCCGGTCAGCATGGTCAGAGTCGTAAAAAGATTTCCGAGTACGGACTGCAGTTAAGGGAAAAACAAAAAGCCCGTCGCTTCTACGGTATATTGGAAAAACAATTCCGGAATTATTATGTAAAAGCCGCCAGGCAGCCTGGTGTGACCGGTGAAAACCTGTTACGCCTGCTGGAGCGCCGTTTAGATAACGTGGTATACCGCCTGGGTTTGGCCGCCTCACGTAACGAGGCCCGCCAGTTAGTGCGTCACGGTCACTTTGTTGTAAACGGGCGCAAAACCAATATTCCTTCATTCCTGGTACGGGTGGGGGATGAAATTGTTGTACGTGAAAAAAGTAAGGAATCGCCGCGGGTTAAAGAATTGATTGAACGTGCTGCTGACAACACACCCCCGGCATGGCTGGAATACGACGCCGAGCAATTAAAAGGCCGGGTGGTGGCGCTTCCCTCCCGGGAGCAGATAGATGCCCCCGTTCAAGAAACCCTGATTGTGGAGCTATACTCCAAGTAG
- the rpsM gene encoding 30S ribosomal protein S13: MARIAGVDLPRDKRVEIGLTYIFGIGKPTSQKILEQTGVNPDTRIRDLTEDEVNRLRDAIEKNYHVEGDLRREIAMNIKRLIEIGCYRGLRHRRGLPVRGQNTKNNARTRKGPKRTVGVRRKK, from the coding sequence ATGGCACGTATCGCGGGTGTGGATTTACCGCGGGATAAAAGAGTGGAAATTGGTCTTACCTATATTTTTGGTATTGGTAAGCCCACTTCGCAAAAAATTCTAGAACAAACCGGAGTTAATCCCGATACCAGAATCCGGGACCTGACTGAGGACGAAGTTAACAGGTTAAGGGATGCCATTGAAAAGAACTACCATGTAGAGGGCGACCTGCGCAGGGAAATAGCCATGAACATCAAGCGGCTGATTGAAATCGGCTGCTACAGAGGCTTGCGCCATCGCCGCGGGCTGCCGGTACGGGGCCAAAACACTAAGAACAACGCCAGGACCCGCAAAGGACCGAAACGCACCGTTGGCGTACGCAGGAAGAAGTAG
- the rpmJ gene encoding 50S ribosomal protein L36, with amino-acid sequence MKVRPSVKPICEKCKIIRRKGKIMVICENPKHKQRQG; translated from the coding sequence ATGAAAGTCAGGCCTTCTGTGAAACCGATCTGTGAAAAATGTAAGATCATCCGCCGGAAAGGCAAAATTATGGTGATATGTGAAAACCCCAAGCATAAACAAAGGCAAGGGTAA
- a CDS encoding KOW domain-containing RNA-binding protein gives MKVRITPGQLVEPKAGRDSGSFYLVIDVIDGKYVLAVDGMVRRLENPKKKNIKHLIIHPQIAGEIVDKLKSGQRISNAEIRRAILRLMGNAEEPPF, from the coding sequence ATGAAAGTCAGGATAACTCCGGGGCAACTGGTGGAACCCAAGGCCGGGCGGGACAGTGGCAGTTTTTATCTGGTGATTGACGTTATTGATGGTAAATATGTGCTTGCCGTCGATGGCATGGTTAGACGATTGGAGAATCCCAAAAAAAAGAACATTAAACATCTCATTATACACCCGCAGATCGCCGGGGAGATTGTTGATAAGTTGAAATCAGGCCAGCGCATTAGTAACGCTGAAATACGCAGGGCTATTTTGCGCCTGATGGGCAACGCGGAAGAGCCGCCATTTTAA
- the rpsK gene encoding 30S ribosomal protein S11, whose translation MARRTTRTRRKERKNIDRGVAHIKSTFNNTIVTITDTKGNAISWASAGGVGFKGSRKSTPFAAQMAAEKAAREAMEHGMKELEVTVKGPGAGREAAIRSLQAVGLEVSVIKDVTPVPHNGCRPPKRRRV comes from the coding sequence ATGGCACGTAGAACAACCAGAACCAGAAGAAAGGAACGTAAAAATATTGATCGTGGTGTGGCCCACATCAAGTCCACCTTTAACAATACCATAGTTACCATCACCGATACCAAAGGTAACGCCATCTCCTGGGCCAGTGCCGGCGGGGTTGGTTTTAAAGGATCAAGGAAGAGCACCCCCTTTGCAGCCCAAATGGCCGCTGAAAAAGCTGCCCGGGAGGCTATGGAACATGGCATGAAAGAGCTGGAAGTGACAGTGAAGGGACCCGGTGCGGGTCGCGAAGCCGCCATTCGTTCCCTCCAGGCAGTGGGCCTGGAAGTTAGCGTAATTAAAGACGTTACACCTGTTCCCCATAACGGATGCCGGCCGCCCAAGCGCCGGAGAGTATAA
- a CDS encoding DNA-directed RNA polymerase subunit alpha, with the protein MLEIEKPRIECVETDDEQHYGKFVVEPLERGYGITLGNSLRRILLSSLPGAAVTSVKIEGVLHEFSTVPGVKEDVTDIILNLKALCLKMHTDEERVMRIEAQQEGPVTAGDILTDPDVEILNPDLHIATLADDGRLFMEMTVSKGRGYVSAERNKKGDHIIGVIPVDSIFTPVRKVNYQVDNTRVGQRTDYDQLTMEVWTDGSIRPDEAVSLSAKILSEHLRLFIGLTESTDEVEIMVEKEEEQKDKILEMPIEELDLSVRSYNCLKRAGINTVEELVQRNEEDMMKVRNLGKKSLEEVMNKLAELDLKLRDDDD; encoded by the coding sequence ATGTTGGAAATTGAGAAGCCTAGAATCGAATGTGTGGAAACCGATGATGAACAGCATTATGGAAAATTTGTTGTTGAACCGCTGGAAAGGGGTTATGGCATTACCCTGGGCAATTCCCTCAGGCGTATTTTGCTGTCCTCACTGCCCGGCGCGGCAGTAACCTCGGTAAAAATAGAAGGGGTTCTGCATGAATTTTCCACGGTGCCCGGTGTAAAGGAAGATGTTACTGACATTATCCTGAACCTCAAAGCCCTTTGCCTGAAAATGCACACCGATGAGGAAAGGGTTATGCGTATTGAGGCCCAGCAGGAAGGACCTGTAACGGCCGGTGATATTTTGACCGATCCGGACGTGGAGATACTAAATCCGGATTTGCACATTGCCACCCTGGCCGATGACGGGCGTTTGTTTATGGAAATGACCGTTTCCAAAGGCCGCGGTTATGTATCCGCTGAACGTAACAAAAAAGGCGATCATATTATCGGGGTTATTCCGGTGGATTCGATATTTACCCCCGTGCGCAAAGTAAATTACCAGGTGGATAATACCAGGGTGGGGCAGCGTACAGATTACGATCAGTTAACCATGGAAGTCTGGACGGACGGTAGTATCAGACCAGATGAAGCGGTCAGTCTAAGTGCCAAGATATTAAGCGAGCACCTGCGGCTTTTCATTGGTTTAACCGAGTCTACGGACGAAGTTGAAATCATGGTGGAGAAGGAAGAAGAACAAAAGGATAAAATACTGGAAATGCCCATTGAGGAACTGGATTTAAGTGTACGTTCATATAACTGTCTGAAACGGGCGGGAATCAACACCGTGGAAGAGTTGGTTCAGCGCAACGAGGAAGATATGATGAAGGTGCGCAACCTGGGCAAAAAGTCACTGGAAGAGGTCATGAATAAACTGGCCGAATTGGATTTGAAACTGCGCGATGACGATGATTAA
- the infA gene encoding translation initiation factor IF-1: protein MSGKDVIEMEGTVIEPLPNAMFRVELKNGHKVLAHVSGKIRMNFIRILAGDRVMVELSPYDLTRGRIVYRFK from the coding sequence ATGTCAGGTAAGGATGTTATAGAAATGGAAGGTACCGTAATTGAGCCGTTGCCCAATGCCATGTTTCGGGTGGAACTGAAAAACGGCCATAAGGTACTGGCTCACGTGAGCGGAAAAATCAGAATGAATTTTATCCGAATTTTAGCCGGGGACCGGGTGATGGTGGAACTATCCCCGTACGATTTAACCCGGGGTCGTATTGTCTACCGCTTTAAATAG